A window from Chryseobacterium phocaeense encodes these proteins:
- a CDS encoding PAAR-like protein translates to MADKGFIIVEGATAYCSNSASNNSKATAVPLEVKSQKKKLGKNKYFAQGKPVATYLDDKAESFGGGNGFGNCKGSDGKPYPCKGRCNLKYKDYYENVEFNKSMKVLLDVSTAACPGYGVPGTVAFATTGQSNNVSQIDVKEADEFSVANASPQWATSSGTSSSTSVSAISMNLPVPIAKPTGIYYYILMPSSPWNSFLPSFTADNLYLQAQFKGDAAKIIWALFKGEDTKDKIKTFIGLGSIFNQPMAKIFENLPEGKYRIEAYGKKAGDKNCAIIIEVVKDFVKKISVPGNSTLVKIPIPVSIEYKLNTAADQMKILNRNIFNPLGTAAQWRIKQGTTVLYNSLTGTSASHIVAVNKVGNTAMLTFKNAGTYTVEAFTDANDPKPESVQIKIENTLGIMGVTGEPGILRSSDMLKVQASRFNVAYLPAAGKTAHWYLKKEGAGRIAVFETSPSFRTPVINKRADALLSQDAHLSTGQYLGRYTLEAYANPVGAGKQPAFSGSDTFSFEIIKNVIDQFKLPAGNIPKGTKVKYTATARIATLAGNEAIKIDVPQNVTDNGDGTLTFNELGEFTISAYLTGDQTDNKKIDTKIKVSEPAIKRALWAYGTGVKRTETGFGEDTYGFIEIDGLQNQSLKIKIWVKGDGDDFYKEKEKYMLEEKSVTLNSEGKASFVINTSEDYKKKLDTAIPKTAENPTPKYRLVFTIELQASSSTDIILPANISIVGTKPVVIDAATTYLEVLDSNEELVITSEQKVVSIMFSTEDGKDIQRMQTFYGKTHKIWVHTVNMTEEILKVDVFKEVPKESLNEKDHIVYTHESKENYKDEKVGKDGLLEVSFTAKEDWKTPPKNFDYYIAQVSRQLKDPADPAKKIWKAEKIQVTINNTLPADLVRTEDMEKLGIKAYKQDGTPFTQDEMLELRKQFIFYESGCLKVSQKETPEVIDNDVVPVVVEMAEVKKEGGECTRCKAKITLPELQQIFFNGSITLMEKCLPFINEYFEKFKINTCRRKAHFFAQVRTETDLVTLTESLKYSYSTLFNSDLAYYKGNDARCKQDALNERSIGINAYGSRLGNRAGTKDGFNLRGRGFIMVTGRVNYEGFQKFFNTHRESLGLPVTKFITLDNDFTGEQPEKLAEEKYAVLSGISFWVTKGLNEIVSNGTDELKTINDLVDVINSKTSSRDKRRASYQGGKYIYKKKEGNYTTGTKAIFKVDQCGGQDTGMALAGKAPWMPFAFPEVGQKAIAGSDNNPRINDYFNASSNGKGLDEGTNWCGAFVSWVFAQAGYAPPPLSCRAAMWQFWKQLDKSKPIYGAAAVIDWGDNEAATANGSSVGGDGHITFVIGKSEDGKHYYCLGGNQGGVKGARTVKISKYSESDIDWFVIPPNYTPTEDEYNLKVMTSEADVDSQSNTRSN, encoded by the coding sequence ATGGCAGATAAAGGATTTATTATTGTAGAAGGGGCAACTGCATATTGTAGCAATTCAGCATCAAATAACTCTAAAGCTACTGCGGTTCCATTGGAAGTAAAAAGCCAGAAGAAAAAACTTGGTAAAAATAAATATTTTGCACAGGGTAAGCCGGTAGCAACTTATCTGGATGACAAAGCTGAAAGTTTTGGAGGCGGAAATGGCTTTGGTAACTGTAAAGGTTCAGATGGTAAGCCATATCCCTGCAAAGGAAGGTGTAATCTTAAGTATAAAGATTACTATGAAAATGTAGAATTCAACAAAAGTATGAAGGTACTCTTAGATGTTTCTACAGCCGCATGCCCGGGGTACGGTGTTCCGGGAACAGTTGCGTTTGCCACCACCGGACAATCCAATAATGTTTCCCAGATTGATGTAAAGGAAGCCGATGAGTTTTCGGTGGCTAATGCCTCACCACAATGGGCAACCTCATCAGGAACTTCATCTTCCACCTCCGTATCAGCAATTTCAATGAATCTTCCGGTACCTATAGCTAAGCCTACGGGAATCTATTATTATATTCTGATGCCTTCTTCACCCTGGAATTCGTTTTTACCTTCTTTTACTGCTGATAATCTTTATCTTCAGGCACAGTTCAAAGGAGACGCCGCAAAGATCATCTGGGCCCTTTTTAAAGGAGAAGATACCAAGGATAAGATCAAAACATTCATAGGCCTAGGCAGCATTTTTAACCAGCCTATGGCTAAGATCTTTGAAAACCTGCCGGAAGGAAAATACAGAATAGAAGCTTACGGAAAGAAAGCAGGAGATAAAAACTGTGCAATCATCATTGAAGTTGTAAAAGATTTTGTAAAAAAAATAAGTGTTCCGGGAAATTCCACACTGGTTAAAATTCCCATTCCCGTATCCATAGAGTATAAACTCAATACCGCTGCCGACCAGATGAAAATACTGAACCGGAATATTTTCAACCCGCTTGGTACTGCGGCCCAATGGAGGATAAAACAAGGAACAACAGTTTTGTATAACAGCCTTACCGGAACTTCCGCTTCTCATATCGTTGCTGTAAATAAAGTTGGAAATACAGCCATGCTGACCTTTAAAAATGCCGGAACATATACCGTGGAAGCATTCACAGATGCCAATGATCCAAAACCTGAATCGGTTCAAATAAAAATTGAAAATACGCTGGGTATTATGGGGGTAACCGGTGAACCGGGTATACTCCGCTCAAGCGACATGCTAAAAGTTCAGGCATCCAGATTCAATGTGGCCTATCTTCCGGCAGCAGGAAAAACAGCACACTGGTATCTGAAGAAGGAAGGAGCGGGAAGAATAGCTGTCTTTGAAACCTCTCCTTCTTTCAGGACACCTGTAATTAATAAAAGAGCGGATGCACTTCTCAGCCAGGATGCCCACCTTTCAACCGGGCAGTATCTGGGCAGATATACTTTGGAAGCTTATGCGAATCCCGTGGGAGCAGGGAAACAGCCTGCGTTTTCAGGATCAGATACTTTCAGTTTTGAGATTATTAAAAATGTCATTGATCAATTTAAACTTCCTGCCGGGAATATTCCAAAAGGCACTAAAGTAAAATATACGGCTACCGCAAGAATTGCAACATTGGCCGGAAATGAAGCCATAAAAATAGATGTACCCCAAAACGTTACCGATAATGGAGACGGCACCCTCACTTTCAACGAATTGGGTGAATTTACAATCTCCGCTTATTTAACCGGTGATCAGACAGATAATAAAAAAATTGACACCAAAATAAAAGTTTCCGAACCCGCCATTAAAAGGGCACTCTGGGCCTATGGAACCGGAGTAAAGCGTACAGAAACCGGTTTTGGGGAAGACACTTATGGATTTATTGAAATTGACGGCCTTCAAAATCAGTCATTGAAAATAAAGATCTGGGTAAAGGGCGATGGTGATGACTTTTACAAAGAGAAAGAAAAATATATGCTGGAGGAAAAGAGTGTAACCCTCAACAGTGAAGGAAAAGCTTCCTTCGTAATCAATACTAGCGAAGACTACAAAAAGAAACTGGATACCGCTATTCCCAAAACAGCTGAAAATCCGACTCCAAAATATCGCCTGGTTTTTACCATAGAGCTTCAAGCATCCTCTTCCACAGATATTATACTACCCGCAAATATTTCAATAGTGGGAACCAAACCTGTAGTGATAGATGCAGCTACTACTTATCTTGAGGTTCTGGACTCCAATGAAGAGCTTGTCATTACATCGGAGCAAAAAGTGGTGTCCATCATGTTTTCCACCGAGGATGGCAAAGATATCCAGCGGATGCAGACCTTCTATGGGAAAACTCACAAAATCTGGGTGCATACCGTAAATATGACAGAAGAAATCTTAAAGGTTGATGTTTTTAAAGAAGTCCCAAAGGAAAGCCTCAATGAAAAGGATCATATTGTATATACCCACGAAAGCAAAGAGAACTATAAAGATGAAAAAGTAGGAAAAGACGGTCTGCTGGAAGTTTCATTCACCGCAAAAGAAGATTGGAAAACCCCACCCAAAAATTTTGATTATTATATCGCTCAGGTTTCACGTCAGCTTAAAGATCCTGCAGATCCTGCAAAAAAAATCTGGAAAGCTGAAAAGATACAAGTGACCATCAATAATACCCTTCCTGCTGATCTGGTCCGTACCGAAGATATGGAAAAACTGGGAATAAAAGCTTACAAACAGGACGGAACACCTTTCACCCAGGACGAAATGCTTGAATTACGGAAGCAGTTTATCTTCTACGAAAGCGGGTGCCTGAAAGTTTCACAAAAGGAAACACCGGAAGTCATTGATAATGATGTGGTGCCTGTGGTGGTGGAAATGGCGGAGGTGAAGAAAGAAGGTGGAGAATGCACAAGATGCAAAGCAAAGATTACATTACCGGAGCTCCAACAGATATTTTTCAATGGAAGTATTACTCTGATGGAAAAATGTCTTCCCTTTATTAATGAATATTTTGAAAAATTTAAAATAAACACCTGTAGACGTAAAGCTCATTTTTTTGCACAGGTGAGAACAGAAACAGATCTGGTAACTTTAACTGAAAGTTTAAAATACAGCTACAGCACATTATTCAATAGTGATTTAGCTTATTATAAAGGGAATGATGCAAGATGTAAACAGGATGCACTAAACGAAAGATCGATAGGTATTAATGCCTACGGAAGCAGATTAGGAAACAGAGCAGGAACTAAAGACGGTTTTAACTTACGCGGAAGAGGCTTTATTATGGTAACCGGAAGAGTAAATTATGAAGGTTTTCAAAAATTTTTCAATACTCATAGAGAAAGTCTTGGATTACCTGTTACAAAATTTATTACATTAGATAATGATTTTACGGGGGAACAACCGGAAAAATTAGCGGAAGAAAAATATGCCGTTTTATCGGGAATTAGTTTCTGGGTAACTAAGGGACTTAACGAAATAGTCAGCAATGGTACTGATGAATTAAAAACAATTAATGATCTTGTTGATGTCATTAATAGTAAAACAAGCTCCAGAGATAAAAGAAGAGCTTCATATCAGGGAGGAAAATATATTTATAAGAAAAAAGAAGGCAACTATACAACCGGAACAAAAGCTATTTTTAAAGTAGATCAATGTGGAGGGCAGGATACCGGTATGGCCTTGGCTGGAAAGGCCCCATGGATGCCATTCGCATTCCCGGAAGTTGGGCAAAAAGCTATTGCTGGTTCTGATAATAACCCTCGCATTAATGATTATTTTAATGCCTCTTCAAATGGTAAAGGTCTTGACGAAGGAACGAACTGGTGCGGAGCTTTTGTAAGCTGGGTTTTTGCACAGGCAGGATATGCCCCTCCTCCACTTTCATGTAGAGCAGCCATGTGGCAATTCTGGAAGCAATTAGATAAGAGCAAACCTATTTACGGCGCAGCAGCAGTTATTGATTGGGGAGATAATGAGGCAGCAACTGCAAATGGAAGCAGTGTGGGAGGAGACGGACATATTACATTTGTTATTGGAAAAAGTGAAGATGGAAAACATTATTATTGCTTAGGTGGAAACCAGGGAGGAGTAAAAGGAGCCAGAACTGTAAAAATTTCAAAATATTCAGAATCTGATATTGACTGGTTCGTTATCCCTCCAAATTATACACCTACAGAAGATGAATATAATCTGAAAGTGATGACCAGCGAAGCTGATGTTGATTCTCAGTCAAACACAAGAAGTAATTAA
- a CDS encoding DUF3289 family protein translates to MEGGNIIRNVFGKSYKEAEHIMKDASKGALDFKSPQENTFYGRKGGKKLDEYVAKKDNTLLVTKVEGPFDDNGGKISKPKEGEKYWFKATFNRSAEKREYKKLLWQLKINGTPIPFFFDYSSIEGSTQTIQVKLPCYDMRAYAYFKSPIDKVSVEVKINNPLPVYIDRFKIKGKDRQGVNLADDLCYGLGVSNQYPSRYTLHDVESKGIWIKAEIRDKTDEELWAGFRRMVTDLFSVGELETVALDMIEKFKRSEGGEYTNPVLTKHVLQHPSNQRFCLSMEDEIADRIKKSHGNVASVEDDEIHFTDNEIGKFGNRGWGHPQFTTLKDTFLGGLTICMNDTWAYEVKLTKFTKSDNGSYNATYKVSLYDHFGLDMPDIEKKYYYLLGFRYWFILQHIRGYKPFITKVEFEKTFTENISTGKAERVNKRRAEKERMDHLRNMGRRRPGEY, encoded by the coding sequence ATGGAAGGAGGAAATATCATACGGAATGTCTTTGGCAAATCTTATAAGGAAGCAGAACATATTATGAAAGATGCTTCCAAGGGGGCTCTGGATTTCAAATCTCCGCAGGAAAATACTTTTTACGGCAGAAAAGGCGGAAAAAAGCTGGATGAATATGTTGCTAAGAAGGACAATACTTTACTAGTTACTAAAGTTGAAGGCCCGTTTGATGATAACGGAGGTAAAATAAGCAAGCCCAAAGAAGGTGAAAAGTACTGGTTCAAGGCTACATTTAACAGATCTGCGGAAAAAAGAGAGTATAAAAAACTTCTGTGGCAGTTAAAGATTAATGGAACGCCAATTCCTTTCTTTTTTGATTATTCTTCCATTGAGGGAAGTACCCAAACCATACAGGTGAAATTACCATGCTACGATATGCGTGCTTATGCCTATTTCAAAAGTCCGATAGATAAAGTAAGTGTTGAAGTAAAAATAAATAATCCATTACCGGTTTATATTGACAGATTCAAAATAAAAGGAAAAGACAGACAGGGAGTTAATCTTGCGGATGATCTTTGCTACGGATTAGGAGTATCGAATCAGTATCCGTCACGCTATACTCTGCATGATGTAGAAAGCAAAGGTATATGGATCAAAGCTGAAATCAGGGATAAAACAGATGAAGAATTATGGGCAGGTTTCAGACGTATGGTTACGGACCTGTTCTCTGTTGGAGAGCTTGAAACCGTTGCGCTTGATATGATTGAAAAATTTAAACGCAGTGAGGGAGGCGAATATACCAACCCTGTTTTGACAAAGCATGTATTGCAGCACCCTTCAAATCAGAGATTCTGCCTGAGCATGGAAGATGAGATTGCCGACCGAATCAAGAAAAGCCATGGAAACGTTGCTTCTGTTGAAGATGATGAAATACATTTTACCGATAACGAAATTGGGAAATTTGGAAATAGAGGCTGGGGACATCCACAATTTACAACATTAAAGGATACGTTTTTAGGGGGACTTACGATTTGTATGAATGACACCTGGGCTTATGAGGTTAAACTAACAAAATTTACCAAATCAGATAACGGAAGCTACAATGCCACCTATAAAGTTTCTCTGTATGATCATTTTGGTTTGGATATGCCGGATATTGAGAAAAAATATTACTACTTATTAGGCTTCAGATACTGGTTTATCCTACAGCACATTAGAGGATACAAGCCATTCATAACTAAAGTTGAATTTGAAAAAACATTTACCGAAAATATCTCTACCGGAAAAGCAGAAAGAGTAAATAAAAGGCGGGCAGAAAAGGAAAGAATGGACCATCTCAGAAATATGGGAAGAAGAAGACCGGGAGAATATTAA
- a CDS encoding YdcF family protein: MKKYLVENKIPPEQIITDNFGDNTEKTVINSIKIADSLDYKSIVSVSQYYHQTRIRKLFKKNHFEHTTASSADYFEMRDIYSVFREFFAYYL; this comes from the coding sequence ATGAAAAAATATCTGGTTGAAAACAAAATTCCTCCTGAGCAGATCATCACAGACAATTTTGGGGATAATACTGAAAAAACAGTCATTAATTCTATCAAAATTGCTGACAGTCTAGATTATAAAAGTATTGTATCGGTATCTCAGTATTATCATCAAACCCGTATCAGGAAGTTATTCAAAAAGAATCACTTTGAGCACACTACGGCTTCCAGTGCGGACTATTTTGAAATGAGGGATATCTATTCGGTGTTCAGAGAGTTTTTTGCCTACTATTTATAA
- a CDS encoding YdcF family protein, producing MKLVKNIFRYAIVLWAIWFVTHSVYTIADGLSDQKQYAELAVVFGNTVNKDGTLSPRLKARLDKSIDVYRNNRTKKILVSGGLGKEGY from the coding sequence ATGAAATTGGTGAAAAATATTTTCAGATATGCTATTGTCCTCTGGGCAATATGGTTCGTGACCCATTCTGTTTATACCATTGCAGATGGCCTGAGTGATCAAAAACAATATGCCGAATTAGCAGTTGTATTCGGCAACACAGTAAATAAGGACGGAACCTTATCTCCACGACTGAAGGCCCGACTGGACAAGAGTATTGATGTGTACAGAAATAATAGGACGAAAAAAATACTGGTAAGCGGCGGTTTAGGTAAAGAAGGCTATTGA
- a CDS encoding type VI secretion system Vgr family protein: MEENSNFLFRSNHKAPANADKISVNYVPGINRVVKLDIVIEGKSVRHFKHFRLQQSARRHHHFELILAHDSLGAAQNHNLEEARQFLGKRITVVFKYKDYENESPERTFVGVITKAAFSQEKMSLGNIVLKGESPTILMDSAPHTQSFGGAQSVNTGIIADKIIKDALGSSKFDFRIDPQNKSYINYSSQYNETHYNFLARTAEAYGEQFYYDGEILHFGKLPPSEKPVRLIYGSNVSDVQVELKAVHTKPEYFGYNSSSHTKMEGSENNIRHLGEIPAKAYELNNNIFKTRSLSPAPVNPNMFMDVDDSQKSAAGSAAVEVFTVSGNTTVPFLYPGCCADIEMRKPDTNETSYFTKITVTEIIHEVNARGYYSGAFEAVADGTGFMPKPDFIIPNAQPQVATVISNTDPMNQGRIQVQFDWQRNPDTTHFIRMMSPDAGGTDAITQNRGYVAIPEVGDQVMVGFEYHHPDFPFAMGGMFHGQVALGGGLNNHIKSIQTRSGNKIIFNDQEGSIFIEDPSGNTYLMDGKGNITVNAPKNMTFTAGENVQINAGRNIIASAQKNINIMAGEDITETANDDYNLTASNIIETAEAGRSSRAKNITENMEAGSYISTKDAINVESAKEVNINSGKQVKMQ; encoded by the coding sequence ATGGAAGAAAATAGCAATTTTTTGTTCCGTTCCAATCATAAAGCTCCTGCTAATGCCGATAAGATCTCTGTTAATTATGTTCCGGGGATCAATCGTGTAGTAAAACTGGATATTGTGATTGAAGGAAAATCCGTCAGACATTTTAAGCACTTCCGTTTACAGCAGAGTGCCAGGCGGCATCATCATTTCGAGTTGATTCTGGCTCATGATTCTTTAGGAGCTGCACAAAACCACAACTTAGAAGAAGCCCGTCAGTTCCTGGGAAAAAGAATCACAGTTGTTTTTAAATATAAGGACTATGAAAATGAAAGTCCGGAAAGAACCTTTGTAGGAGTCATTACAAAAGCAGCATTCAGCCAGGAAAAAATGAGCCTGGGAAATATTGTTCTCAAGGGTGAGAGCCCTACGATTCTGATGGATTCGGCACCGCATACCCAAAGTTTTGGAGGGGCACAGTCCGTTAATACAGGTATCATCGCTGATAAAATCATAAAAGATGCGCTGGGTTCTTCAAAATTCGATTTCAGAATTGATCCCCAGAATAAAAGCTATATTAATTATAGCTCCCAATACAACGAAACCCATTATAATTTTCTTGCAAGAACCGCTGAAGCTTATGGCGAGCAGTTTTATTACGATGGCGAGATTCTCCATTTTGGAAAACTTCCTCCCTCTGAAAAACCGGTACGCCTTATTTATGGCAGTAATGTAAGCGATGTTCAGGTAGAGCTGAAGGCAGTGCATACCAAACCCGAATATTTTGGATATAACAGCAGCAGCCACACCAAGATGGAAGGCTCTGAAAATAATATCAGGCATCTGGGAGAAATCCCGGCCAAAGCGTATGAACTTAACAATAATATTTTCAAAACACGTTCACTCTCCCCTGCTCCCGTGAATCCCAACATGTTTATGGATGTTGACGATTCACAGAAAAGTGCTGCAGGAAGTGCTGCCGTAGAGGTTTTTACCGTTTCAGGGAATACCACGGTCCCTTTTTTATACCCGGGCTGCTGTGCAGATATTGAGATGCGTAAGCCGGACACCAACGAAACCTCCTATTTCACAAAAATAACCGTTACAGAAATAATCCATGAAGTAAACGCCCGTGGATACTATTCCGGAGCATTTGAAGCGGTGGCCGATGGAACCGGATTTATGCCTAAACCAGATTTTATAATCCCCAACGCGCAACCACAGGTGGCAACCGTTATTTCCAATACAGATCCCATGAACCAGGGTCGGATACAAGTGCAGTTTGACTGGCAGCGGAATCCGGATACTACCCATTTTATAAGGATGATGAGCCCTGACGCAGGAGGCACCGATGCCATTACGCAGAACAGAGGCTATGTAGCCATTCCGGAGGTTGGAGACCAGGTAATGGTCGGTTTCGAATACCACCACCCTGATTTTCCCTTCGCAATGGGAGGGATGTTCCATGGCCAGGTAGCTTTGGGAGGCGGACTTAACAATCATATTAAATCCATACAGACCAGAAGCGGGAACAAAATCATTTTTAATGATCAGGAAGGCAGTATTTTCATAGAAGATCCCAGTGGCAATACTTATTTAATGGATGGGAAAGGAAATATTACGGTGAATGCTCCTAAAAACATGACGTTTACCGCCGGAGAAAATGTACAGATCAATGCCGGACGCAATATTATTGCTTCCGCACAGAAGAATATTAACATTATGGCCGGTGAAGATATCACTGAAACGGCAAATGATGATTATAACCTTACAGCAAGCAACATCATTGAAACCGCTGAAGCCGGAAGAAGTTCCAGGGCAAAAAATATTACGGAAAATATGGAAGCCGGCTCATATATCAGCACGAAGGATGCCATCAATGTAGAAAGTGCCAAAGAGGTTAATATCAATAGCGGCAAGCAGGTAAAAATGCAGTAA
- the tssD gene encoding type VI secretion system tube protein TssD, protein MAERNSRGILKFNNGEGQKLLKLNYSVSRSTDVSGRVASDPSNALIKITVEATEKSDILESLLNGKYKPTVGEVTFNKSHEEGTLTTLKWQNGYVIQHEVDFDAIDENSMLISFVVSAEQIDLGNSSYLAEWPTS, encoded by the coding sequence ATGGCAGAAAGAAATTCAAGAGGAATTCTAAAATTCAACAACGGTGAAGGACAAAAGTTATTAAAACTTAACTACAGTGTATCCCGTTCTACAGACGTATCAGGAAGAGTAGCATCTGACCCTTCCAATGCATTGATCAAAATCACAGTAGAAGCTACTGAAAAATCTGACATCCTTGAAAGCTTATTAAACGGAAAATATAAGCCAACTGTAGGAGAGGTTACTTTCAACAAGTCTCACGAAGAAGGAACATTAACTACTTTGAAATGGCAAAACGGATACGTAATCCAGCATGAAGTAGACTTCGATGCTATCGATGAAAACAGTATGCTGATCAGCTTTGTAGTAAGTGCAGAACAAATTGATCTGGGCAACTCTTCTTACCTGGCAGAATGGCCTACATCTTAA
- the accC gene encoding acetyl-CoA carboxylase biotin carboxylase subunit, which yields MFKKILIANRGEIAMRILRTCKEMGIKTVAVYSTADKDSLHVRFADEAVCIGPAMSKDSYLKIPNIIAAAEITNADAIHPGYGFLSENANFSGICQKNNIKFIGASPEQIEKMGDKANAKATMKAAGVPCVPGSDGLIESYEHAVKVAEETGYPVMIKATAGGGGKGMRAVWKAEDLKDHWESAIQEAVAAFGNGGMYMEKLIEEPRHIEIQVAGDQYGKACHLSERDCSVQRRNQKLTEETPSPFMTDELREKMGEAAVKAAEFIGYEGVGTIEFLVDKHRNFYFMEMNTRIQVEHPITEQVIDYDLIREQILLAAGTPISGINYYPKLHSIECRINAEDPYADFRPSPGKITGLNIPGGHGIRVDTHVYSGYTIPSNYDSMIAKLITTAQTREEAIAKMRRALEEFYIEGVKTTIPFHRQLMDNEDYLAGNYTTKFMEDFVMDRKYDNH from the coding sequence ATGTTCAAAAAAATATTAATAGCCAATCGTGGCGAGATTGCAATGCGTATTTTACGTACTTGTAAAGAAATGGGGATCAAAACCGTTGCGGTATACTCTACTGCAGACAAAGACAGTCTTCACGTAAGATTTGCTGACGAAGCGGTATGTATTGGTCCTGCTATGAGTAAAGACTCATACCTGAAAATTCCTAACATTATTGCAGCAGCGGAAATTACCAATGCTGACGCGATCCACCCAGGCTACGGATTCCTTTCTGAAAATGCCAACTTCTCAGGGATCTGCCAGAAAAACAACATCAAGTTTATTGGTGCTTCTCCGGAGCAGATTGAAAAAATGGGTGATAAAGCCAATGCCAAAGCCACTATGAAGGCTGCCGGCGTTCCTTGCGTACCTGGTTCTGACGGATTGATTGAATCTTATGAGCACGCTGTAAAAGTGGCTGAAGAAACTGGATACCCAGTGATGATCAAAGCTACTGCAGGTGGTGGTGGAAAAGGAATGAGAGCTGTATGGAAAGCGGAAGACCTTAAAGACCATTGGGAATCTGCAATTCAGGAAGCTGTAGCTGCTTTCGGAAACGGAGGAATGTACATGGAAAAACTGATTGAAGAGCCAAGACACATCGAAATCCAGGTTGCCGGTGACCAGTATGGTAAAGCATGTCACCTTTCTGAAAGAGACTGCTCCGTACAGAGAAGAAATCAGAAGCTTACAGAAGAAACTCCTTCTCCGTTCATGACAGATGAACTTCGTGAGAAAATGGGTGAAGCCGCTGTAAAAGCAGCAGAATTCATTGGCTATGAAGGGGTGGGAACTATTGAATTCCTTGTAGACAAGCACAGAAATTTCTATTTCATGGAAATGAATACAAGAATCCAGGTAGAGCACCCTATTACTGAGCAGGTAATTGATTATGACCTGATCAGAGAGCAGATTCTTCTTGCTGCAGGAACTCCTATCTCCGGAATCAATTACTACCCTAAACTGCATTCAATTGAGTGTAGAATCAATGCTGAGGATCCTTATGCAGACTTCAGACCTTCTCCAGGGAAAATCACAGGACTTAATATTCCCGGCGGACATGGAATAAGAGTAGATACCCACGTGTATTCAGGATATACTATTCCTTCCAATTATGACTCAATGATTGCAAAGCTTATTACAACGGCACAGACCCGTGAAGAAGCTATTGCCAAGATGAGACGTGCTTTGGAAGAATTCTACATTGAAGGGGTAAAAACCACTATTCCTTTCCACAGACAGCTGATGGACAATGAAGATTATCTTGCAGGAAACTATACTACAAAATTCATGGAGGATTTTGTTATGGACAGAAAATATGATAATCATTAA
- the accB gene encoding acetyl-CoA carboxylase biotin carboxyl carrier protein → MDIKDIQNLIKFVSKAEVSEVKYKTKDFEITIKTPLAGSDAVYAQPAVYHTAPQAAAPVQAAAPAVQAAAPAEKTEAASDDSKYVAIKSPMIGTFYRKPSPDKDVFVNVGDEISAGKVVCVIEAMKLFNQIDSEISGKIVKILVDDATPVEYDQPLFLVDPS, encoded by the coding sequence ATGGACATTAAAGACATACAAAATCTTATCAAGTTTGTATCTAAGGCTGAAGTTTCAGAAGTGAAGTACAAAACTAAAGATTTCGAAATCACTATTAAAACTCCATTAGCGGGCAGCGATGCAGTTTATGCACAGCCGGCAGTTTATCATACAGCTCCTCAGGCAGCAGCTCCGGTTCAGGCAGCGGCTCCGGCAGTTCAGGCAGCAGCTCCGGCTGAAAAAACCGAGGCAGCATCTGATGACAGCAAATATGTGGCTATCAAATCTCCAATGATCGGTACTTTCTACAGAAAGCCATCTCCGGATAAAGATGTGTTCGTAAACGTAGGTGACGAAATTTCTGCAGGGAAAGTAGTTTGTGTAATTGAAGCGATGAAGCTGTTCAACCAGATCGATTCTGAAATCAGCGGAAAAATCGTTAAGATCCTAGTAGACGATGCTACTCCGGTAGAATATGATCAGCCTTTGTTCTTAGTAGATCCATCTTAA